Part of the Magnetococcales bacterium genome is shown below.
TCTCTCCTCGGCCAGACCGTTGTCATGAAGGATGGCCAGTGCCGCTATATCGAATATCCCAGCCTCGGACAGCCCCATGGCCTGGGCCATCCGCATGGCGACGTAGGCCACCCGTTTTCCATGATGGGTCGTCACACCCAACAGTTCGCTTTCGACACAGTCGATGGCAAAGGAGAGGCCTAACAGATACCGGTTGAGATTGAATGGCATGCGCAACTCCCGAACGTACCTTCCGGACATTCGCTGGTTGTGAAGAGATGGTCCCTCCAGGGGCTGGATCCTGGATTCCCGTGTGTCAGGCTGGTCTCTCTGGCCAGGCGCCGGTTGGTTCTCCCCCCTTTGGGCCACGTTCAATCAGGGGGCATGGCCGGGATTGGTGTTGGTTCTCCCCCCTTTGGGCCACGTTCAATCAGGGGGCATGGCCGGGATTGGTGTCGGACGGTTAGTGCGCCTCGTTCGTCAGACAATGACGACAAACGCCCCTCCATTCCACATGGACCGAATCCACCCGTCCCCAATCCTCCGGATCCCCATGCCCGGGGGAAATGGACGGATCCTGTTGCGCAACATCCGTCACTTTTCCACACTGGATACAAACAAGATGTTGATGGCGCTCCATGTTGCGGTCATAACGATGGCTGGCATGATGGCGTCCGAATGGGGCGATGCACCCCTGATCCACCAAAAATTGCAGCGTTTGATAGACGGTGTTGCGGGAGATGGAGGGAACCCGCTTCTGGACCCCCTGAAAAACCATCTCAGCATCGGGATGCTCATCGGTCTGAATGACCTCACGGAACACCTCAAGACGTTGGTGGGTGACCCTGTGACCAGCGTGGCTCAGGTGTCTCGCGAGCCACTCCAGGCGCTGGTTAACGGACATGTCGGTATCGGTCACTTTTCTACTTTCAATTAATAATTACTAATAGAGAATTTATACTAACCTATTCGCGATTTCAACCCTTGAATGACGACAGTCTCGAATGGTCCATGGCGCACCAGTCCCGGCGCAGATCACGCCTGGCACCGGACCGAAACGCTGTTCAAGGCTCCAGCTTCGGCACGATAAAATAGAGAGCGGCCTGATCCGGTTTCATGACACCGGCCACCCGTTCGGCCTCGGGTCCAAAGCCCATAAACCAATCCACCCGCCCGGGACCGCGGATAGCACCACCGGTATCCTGATTGACCACCAAACGTTGGATGGGTTCCCAGGCGGCAATCTCCTCGCCTGTCTTGTGGGCAAACCGGGGCCAGCGGCTGACCAGCAGGGCGGGCGCCCCCTTGGGAAATTCCCGGTGGTCCGTGGCGATGGAGTAGCCTGGCGTCAGGGGAACCTGAATGTTACCGAAAGGACCGCCCTCCTGGGGGCGGAAAAAGACATAGGAAGGATTTTGTTGCAGCACCTGATTCATCTGCTCTGGATGCGCCTGCAACCAGGCGCGGATGGATTGCAGAGAGACATTGGATTTTTGCAACATGCCTTCTTTGAGCATATAGCCGCCGATGGCCCGGTAGGGCCGGCCATTGGCGCCGTCATAGCCTACGCGCATCTGGGATCCATCCGGGAGGAGAATGCGCCCTGAACCTTGTATTTGCAGAAAAAAAAGGGCGATTGAATCTTCCACCCAGGCCAGTTCCAAACCTCGGTTGGCCAATCGACCGCCCTGGTCAATTTCGGTGCGGTCGAAATAGGGTTGCAGATGGCTGTTGTCCATGCGGGCCACCAGCCGACGCCCCTTCAGGTCATCGAACCAGGCCCCCAAATCCACATCCAGAAGATCCTCTGGCCGCCGGTAGAGGGGAAAGCGAAACTTTTCAGATCGTTGCAAAGATCCGGTCAATAAAGGTTCGTAGTAACCGGTGACCAGGACATCCCCTTGGCCATCCCGTCCCACGGAGGCATGGATCCGGTAGTGTGCTGCCAGATGGCGGAAGAGGTCATTTGGCGACCCTTTTCGGGCCTGGGCCGCCAAATCCCGACACCCCTTGGCCATGGCTGCCGCCGGAATGGCGACTTGTGCGCCAAACTTGTAAAGTTCGCCAGGGGGCTGTTTGTCGTAATAGGCAGCGCTGGCCTCCAGGGCGTCGGCCCAGAGGTGCAAATCGCCAGGATTTTGCAGAAATTTTTGCACATCTCCCCAGGCAATCGACCGCAGATTCCCCTGGATCACCTCCCCCTGGTCCGTTTTTCGGACGACAAGGCGCCACACCACGGCGAGCAGGAGGAGGGCCAGCAGGAGAGCAACGACCTTGAACAACCCGGTGCGGCGCAACGGAACTCCTTCACGATGAATGGGGAATTTTTGTACCGGGCTGCTGGATGGCGCTCAAGCTCCAATTGGGGTCGGGAGCACTCACCGGACGGACAAAAGTCCAATACTCTTCCACCTGGATGGGGGCATCGGGATCACCTTCCAGAACGTTGCCGTGGGCGTCGGTGATGTAATCCACCATG
Proteins encoded:
- a CDS encoding transcriptional repressor; amino-acid sequence: MSVNQRLEWLARHLSHAGHRVTHQRLEVFREVIQTDEHPDAEMVFQGVQKRVPSISRNTVYQTLQFLVDQGCIAPFGRHHASHRYDRNMERHQHLVCIQCGKVTDVAQQDPSISPGHGDPEDWGRVDSVHVEWRGVCRHCLTNEAH
- a CDS encoding murein transglycosylase A — translated: MRRTGLFKVVALLLALLLLAVVWRLVVRKTDQGEVIQGNLRSIAWGDVQKFLQNPGDLHLWADALEASAAYYDKQPPGELYKFGAQVAIPAAAMAKGCRDLAAQARKGSPNDLFRHLAAHYRIHASVGRDGQGDVLVTGYYEPLLTGSLQRSEKFRFPLYRRPEDLLDVDLGAWFDDLKGRRLVARMDNSHLQPYFDRTEIDQGGRLANRGLELAWVEDSIALFFLQIQGSGRILLPDGSQMRVGYDGANGRPYRAIGGYMLKEGMLQKSNVSLQSIRAWLQAHPEQMNQVLQQNPSYVFFRPQEGGPFGNIQVPLTPGYSIATDHREFPKGAPALLVSRWPRFAHKTGEEIAAWEPIQRLVVNQDTGGAIRGPGRVDWFMGFGPEAERVAGVMKPDQAALYFIVPKLEP